The Microcystis panniformis FACHB-1757 region TATTTAATTGATTTTGGTTCTGTCCAGACTGTTGCCCAACAGGAACAGGCCACTTTAACTATCGTCGGAACCTACGGTTATATGCCCCCCGAACAATTTGGTGGTCGCACTGTTGCCGCTTCTGATTTATACAGTTTAGGAGCCACTTTAATCTATCTAGCTACAGGCATTCATCCCGCAGATTTACCCCAAAAAGATGGCAAGATTCAATTAAATAATTTAGCCAATTTAAGCCCTGCTTTTGTTCATTGGTTAGGGCAGTTAATCGAACCTAGTCTCGAGAAAAGGTTTGTTTCAGCACAGGCGGCAAATCAAGCTTTAAATACTCTCCACGAAATTCAATTAACTTCCTCGAACCTTGAAAAACCCGCAGGGAGTCGGGTACAATTGCAAAAAAACGAGGAGAAAATTAAAATATTTTTACCCCCCGAAGGTTTTACCCCTAAATTAATTTATCTTGGAACCTTTGCCATCGCTTGGAACGCTTTTTTATTAGTATGGACAGGAGGAGCCATTTCTATTCCTCTGTGGATAAGTTGGTTTTTTCTGCTCTTTTCCTTGCCTTTTTGGTTTGTGGGTTTAGGAATGCTTTACCAGATTATTTATTGTCTCAAAGGGGAGGAAATTATCACTATTGATAGTCAAGAAATTGTTACCATTCAGCGAATTTGGTGTTTGACACTTCCGGGCAAAAAGAAAATGGCACGGGAATATATTAATAAACTGGTCAAAGCTGATAGTTATCATACCAAAGATGGCGATGGTGATCGAGTTTATGTACCGATGGCTTTAACTATTTGGGCGGGGACTAAAGAATATACTATTAGTAATAAGACAAAAGCCTATCTGAGTCAACCCGAAATTGAATGGTTAGCGGCGGAATTAAGTCAATGGTTAGGAATACCAATTACTAATAAGTAGCCGTGCAAAATTAATTTCCTGGTTAGGAAAGGCAAAAGGCAAGAGGCAGTTAGATATGTGTAATTAATTTTGCTTAGGTACTTAATAAGTAATCTTACAGCCATCAGCCTTGAATCAGTTATCAGGTGTCAGTTACCAGTGATCAGATTTTAGTTTTTAGTTCATTGATTACTGCTTACTGATAACTGAAAAATCTCCCCTCTCCCTCACTGATTACTGCTTACTGATAACTGAAAAATCTCCCCACTACCCCACTGATTACTGATTACTGATAACTGATAACTGAAAAATCTCCCCACTTCCCACTCCCTGATATGGACGAACTGTCTGTGATCAGTGTAAAATTTTATGAAGGGTCTGGGTTTTTTTCTCCCTTGTCCTGAGAAATGCCCCAGCGCCAGTGACTAAAATCAAAATTGTGCATCCCATCGATAATTAAGTTTATGAGCGCCACTATTACCGTAGAAAAACGCAAATTAGAAAAACCCCCTTTAGAACTGCATTATCTCGGCGATCGAGTCCTGCGTCAACCGGCCAAGCGGATTGCTAAAGTCGATGACAGCATCCGCCAATTAGCCAGAGAAATGCTGCAAACTATGTATAGTTCCAATGGTATCGGTTTAGCGGCTCCGCAAGTGGCAGTCAATAAACAATTGATTGTCATCGATTGTGAACACGATAAACCCGAAAATCCGCCCCTAATTCTGATTAATCCCCAAATTATCGGTTATAGTCGGGAATTGTGCAAAGCGGAAGAGGGTTGTTTGAGTATTCCCGATGTGTTTTTAGATGTCATCCGTCCCCAGGCGATCGAAGTGAGTTATAAAGATGAACAGGGGAAACCGCGAAAACTGCAAGCTAACGGTTTACTAGCGCGGGTAATTCAACACGAAATGGATCATCTTAATGGTGTCATGTTCGTGGACAGAGTAGATAACGATTTGGCACTCAATGAAGAATTAAAAAAACACGGTTTTTCCGTGCAAGCGGTGAAACCCGTCGAGAAAGTGACAAAATAAAGGCATTAGTTAATTGAGGTGAGGAGTGAAGATGACCCCAAAAAGCGGCGTTTTATTGTTATTATCCTGTATTGCAGCGATCGCTGGTGTGGGTTGTGTCTTTGAAATTAGTTCAGGAGAACCGGATTTAGGCAATACCACCACTGGCTTAATTCTAGCTGCAAGTGTGCCACTAACAGCCCTATTTTTTTGGGCGGCGGTTAAAGACACGAGAGCCAATTACAAATAGAATAAATTCCCCTCGGTTGCAGAAGAGAGAATTTATTTCTCTCTTTTGTTTGTTTTAACTACAGGACAAATTGCCAGAAAAAGTTACTACTTTTGAGGACTTTAAGTAGCTGGTTATAATTAAATTAAAAATAGTTTTTAGGTTCGATACCCCCTTAGTACTAGGGTTGATTCATAGTAGGGTTGATTCATGAATCAACCCTACCCTTAGTCCCCCGTTGATAAGGGTGGTGTCTGATAATTTTTAACGCCTACCTACTTATCATCTTTCATGACAATCAATTATCTGCCGATCGGTGAAAATCTGATTAGGTAAAGATTTCCCCCCTCTCTCCTCTATCCGCAATCTAGAATGATAAAATAGGTGAAGTTCAAAGCATCATTCATTAGCTATGACCACAACCTACAAAGTAGAAATTTCCCATTTAGGAACAACACAAACGATCGAAGTTAGGGAAGATCAAACTATACTAAAGGCAGCCTACGATGCGGGGATTGACTTACCCAGTTCTTGCAATGCGGGCGTATGTACTACCTGCGCCGCTCAACTTTCCCAGGGTAGCGTCGAACAAGGAGAGGGCATGGGATTATCCCCCGACCTGCAAAAAGAAGGCTATGCTTTGTTATGTGTGGCCTATCCTCGCTCGGATATTAAACTGGAATCTGGCAAGGAAGAAGTAGTTTATCAACGTCAATTCGGAAAACCCTAGGCCAAACTGGGGTTAAGATGACAAATTTTCGGGGGTTTCCCCCCAAAAAACCAGATTTTGAGCCAATAGAACCAGCAAACCCTAACTAATAGCTGAATGCTGACTACTCAGGGAAAACTTTTCCTCTCTACCCTTAAGGGCCGCTTTCATGAAACCAGAAAAGAGAGGATGAGCTTTATTGGGACGAGAGCGAAATTCGGGGTGAAATTGGGTAGCAATAAAGAAAGGATGTTTTGGTAGTTCGATAATTTCCACCAAACGACCATCGGGGGAAGTGCCACTCACCAGATAACCAGTCTCGAAAAAGAGACTACGATAGGCATTATTGAACTCGTAACGGTGACGATGGCGCTCATAGATAACCTCCTGACCGTAGAGGGAGAAAGCTAGACTATCGGGATTTAAACGACAGGGATAGAGACCTAAGCGCATTGTTCCCCCTAAATCCACCACATCTGCCTGTTCTGGCAGTAAATTAATCACCGGATTGGGTGTATCCTCTTCAAATTCGGAACTATTGGCCCTTTCTAATCGGGCCACATTGCG contains the following coding sequences:
- a CDS encoding 2Fe-2S iron-sulfur cluster-binding protein; its protein translation is MTTTYKVEISHLGTTQTIEVREDQTILKAAYDAGIDLPSSCNAGVCTTCAAQLSQGSVEQGEGMGLSPDLQKEGYALLCVAYPRSDIKLESGKEEVVYQRQFGKP
- a CDS encoding serine/threonine protein kinase — its product is MLPGQILGDRYQIQSQLGKQTGRRTFLAQDLKTGATVVVKLLIFSTDFEWTDLKLFERESETLKHLDCRSIPEYIDYFEVRTDTYQGFALVQSYIEAKSLKEQIENGRKFSESDLQELAKSILGILIYLHGLNPPIIHRDLKPSNILLKDRSGHSIGNVYLIDFGSVQTVAQQEQATLTIVGTYGYMPPEQFGGRTVAASDLYSLGATLIYLATGIHPADLPQKDGKIQLNNLANLSPAFVHWLGQLIEPSLEKRFVSAQAANQALNTLHEIQLTSSNLEKPAGSRVQLQKNEEKIKIFLPPEGFTPKLIYLGTFAIAWNAFLLVWTGGAISIPLWISWFFLLFSLPFWFVGLGMLYQIIYCLKGEEIITIDSQEIVTIQRIWCLTLPGKKKMAREYINKLVKADSYHTKDGDGDRVYVPMALTIWAGTKEYTISNKTKAYLSQPEIEWLAAELSQWLGIPITNK
- the def gene encoding peptide deformylase, with amino-acid sequence MSATITVEKRKLEKPPLELHYLGDRVLRQPAKRIAKVDDSIRQLAREMLQTMYSSNGIGLAAPQVAVNKQLIVIDCEHDKPENPPLILINPQIIGYSRELCKAEEGCLSIPDVFLDVIRPQAIEVSYKDEQGKPRKLQANGLLARVIQHEMDHLNGVMFVDRVDNDLALNEELKKHGFSVQAVKPVEKVTK